One segment of Oscillospiraceae bacterium MB08-C2-2 DNA contains the following:
- a CDS encoding DeoR/GlpR family DNA-binding transcription regulator: MELRRRFLVEEKKRIAKYCSHLIADRDNIMLDCSTTSLFIAREIKSTRKSVTVITNSLDIMNELMSCDFVRTTGIGGTLRKTTGSFCGHAALEALGGYYADKAFISCSALHLSFGATDNHESEAHIRARMLANSQNKFFVVDNTKFDAVSANHIVALDGLDCIITDAPVSKPWQRALDKHSTRLIVAD, encoded by the coding sequence GTGGAATTGCGCCGCCGTTTTCTGGTAGAAGAAAAAAAGCGGATTGCCAAATATTGCAGCCATCTGATTGCAGACCGGGATAATATTATGCTGGATTGCAGCACCACTTCCCTTTTTATTGCCCGGGAAATAAAAAGCACCCGAAAAAGCGTGACTGTGATTACAAACTCGCTGGATATCATGAATGAGCTGATGAGCTGTGATTTTGTCCGAACCACCGGTATCGGCGGTACTCTGCGCAAAACCACCGGTTCCTTCTGCGGCCACGCCGCTTTGGAGGCTTTGGGCGGCTATTATGCGGACAAGGCCTTTATCAGCTGTTCGGCTCTTCATTTGAGCTTCGGTGCCACCGATAACCACGAAAGTGAAGCTCATATCCGGGCCCGGATGCTGGCCAATTCTCAAAACAAGTTTTTCGTGGTGGATAACACCAAATTTGATGCTGTTTCTGCCAATCATATCGTGGCTCTGGATGGGCTGGATTGTATTATTACCGATGCCCCGGTCAGCAAGCCCTGGCAGAGAGCACTGGATAAGCACTCCACCCGCTTGATCGTGGCAGATTAG
- a CDS encoding (4Fe-4S)-binding protein codes for MNQLTPEQITSVKAKGFLRNRGTDLFSGRVVVAGGVYTAEQLTQIAECARLYGNGKVAFTSRLSAEIVGIPFDNIPKACDYLKKLGSGLAFGGTGAKVRPITACKGTTCVFGCCDTQEIAAQLHQRYYIGWDAVKLPHKFKIAVGGCPNSCMKPSLNDLGIEARRKQKEVLFQLYVGGTWGRKTRPGTPLSRLVTDEELFPIVDKLLEWFQQNAPTKERLGATIDRVGMESLEKALFGQ; via the coding sequence ATGAATCAGCTCACACCCGAACAAATTACATCTGTAAAAGCCAAAGGCTTTTTGCGCAACCGGGGTACCGACCTTTTTTCAGGCCGGGTGGTGGTAGCCGGCGGCGTATACACCGCAGAACAGCTGACACAGATTGCTGAATGTGCCCGGCTTTATGGCAATGGCAAGGTTGCTTTTACCAGCCGCCTTTCCGCTGAAATTGTGGGTATTCCCTTTGATAACATTCCAAAGGCCTGCGATTATCTGAAAAAGCTGGGTTCCGGTCTGGCCTTTGGCGGAACCGGGGCCAAGGTTCGCCCCATCACAGCCTGTAAGGGCACCACCTGCGTTTTCGGCTGCTGCGATACCCAAGAGATAGCTGCCCAGCTTCATCAGCGGTATTACATTGGGTGGGATGCGGTCAAGCTGCCTCATAAATTCAAAATTGCAGTGGGTGGCTGCCCCAACAGCTGCATGAAACCCAGCCTCAATGATTTGGGCATCGAAGCCCGGCGCAAGCAAAAGGAGGTTCTGTTCCAGCTTTATGTTGGCGGAACATGGGGCCGCAAAACCCGCCCCGGGACCCCTCTTTCCCGCTTGGTAACCGATGAGGAGCTCTTCCCTATTGTGGATAAGCTGTTGGAATGGTTCCAGCAAAATGCTCCCACCAAGGAACGGCTGGGCGCCACCATTGACCGGGTGGGCATGGAATCATTGGAAAAAGCCCTATTCGGCCAATAA
- a CDS encoding extracellular solute-binding protein has protein sequence MKGNLTRLYAVLLSMVLLLTACGSEGASSSQPEQEGQAKGRYMEQAVKLPEGIGYIMGFDQLADGSYMLFCNKTDANTLGPWYVYQSVDGGTTWQEKSYPWLDQMESYVINDAFFESEDKIYLLYYESTEELEEQINSLYEQNKEEEANQLFRETERFARADAAQVTPMEFKLPTTVGGSMPQALTVASNGDLLGDGYFTLYQADPQTGKEKATYELEYTNYGTGAYLTYDNTLAVCAGDRIQLYDLSTGESTGEILLGSVASSNREVFFTGRGGTSRVICRDPQEDAFWYADSEGIFRVLGDGSVTEKVVDGALNSLGMPSNQISGLYTNKDGSFLVRAQENLYLYTYDETVPTVPSTELKVYSLTENKTIRQAIGLFQKQNPDVKVVYQVGMTGDDSVTTADALRSLSTELLAGKGADILVLDGMPLQSYVEKGALMDISQFVKEKVASNELISGPAQSCGSGEGIYAVPAQFAVPVILGEGVGTLTDLKQLYSWVSSQQNKNFGLTREDLVETFYPVCSRNWFESDGTLRSEAFRSDLEILGQMAKDIGPDEPGKIFSRGGLLQGAIYWKGEAISGATGYLMGADDLAGPNAAIKSLGKGELSILFGNNGVYLPKTILGINARTKQQEISYQFLEAVLSPEVLTVDFDEGLPVNTAAMEQTQKNPYSTENDGIYYSSGYNDPDTGEQWSFELQVIWPEPAYMKQKLEEIEAIATPVLENAVVKEMILTETAPYIEGSRSLEETASALEEKLNLYLAE, from the coding sequence ATGAAAGGAAATCTTACAAGGCTTTATGCTGTGCTGCTATCCATGGTGCTGCTGCTGACAGCCTGCGGTTCCGAGGGAGCATCCAGCAGCCAGCCGGAGCAGGAGGGACAAGCCAAGGGACGCTACATGGAGCAAGCTGTGAAACTGCCGGAGGGTATAGGCTACATTATGGGCTTTGACCAGCTGGCCGATGGCAGCTATATGCTGTTCTGCAACAAAACCGATGCTAACACTCTAGGCCCTTGGTATGTATACCAGTCGGTAGATGGGGGAACCACTTGGCAGGAGAAATCTTATCCATGGCTGGACCAGATGGAAAGCTATGTAATAAACGATGCTTTTTTCGAGAGTGAGGATAAGATTTATCTCCTTTATTATGAATCGACAGAAGAGCTGGAAGAGCAAATCAATTCCCTGTATGAGCAAAACAAGGAGGAAGAGGCGAATCAGCTTTTCCGTGAGACCGAACGGTTTGCACGTGCCGATGCAGCCCAAGTCACCCCCATGGAGTTTAAATTGCCAACCACTGTGGGAGGCTCTATGCCGCAGGCTTTGACCGTGGCTTCCAATGGGGATTTACTAGGGGATGGTTACTTCACCCTTTATCAGGCAGACCCGCAAACCGGCAAGGAAAAGGCAACCTATGAGCTGGAATACACCAACTATGGCACAGGGGCTTATCTTACCTATGATAACACCCTTGCGGTATGCGCAGGTGACCGTATTCAGCTTTATGACCTCAGCACAGGTGAAAGCACAGGCGAAATTTTGCTAGGCAGTGTCGCTTCAAGCAATCGAGAAGTGTTCTTTACCGGGCGAGGCGGTACTTCACGGGTGATTTGCCGTGATCCCCAAGAGGATGCTTTTTGGTATGCCGATTCCGAAGGAATTTTCCGGGTGTTGGGGGATGGCTCTGTTACCGAAAAGGTAGTGGATGGCGCTCTCAATTCACTGGGAATGCCCTCCAATCAAATTTCGGGTCTTTATACAAACAAGGATGGCAGTTTTTTGGTGCGGGCCCAGGAAAACCTATACCTTTATACCTATGACGAAACGGTTCCCACAGTCCCTTCCACCGAGCTGAAGGTATATTCCCTTACAGAAAACAAGACCATTCGGCAGGCTATAGGGCTGTTCCAGAAGCAAAACCCGGATGTTAAGGTGGTTTATCAGGTGGGCATGACCGGTGATGACAGTGTGACCACAGCGGATGCCCTGCGCAGCCTTTCCACCGAGCTGTTGGCAGGCAAGGGGGCGGATATACTGGTTTTGGATGGCATGCCCCTGCAAAGCTATGTAGAAAAAGGCGCGCTGATGGATATTTCCCAGTTCGTAAAGGAGAAGGTGGCTTCCAATGAGCTTATCAGCGGGCCGGCTCAAAGCTGCGGCAGCGGAGAAGGAATATATGCCGTTCCCGCCCAGTTTGCAGTCCCGGTGATACTTGGTGAAGGAGTAGGCACTCTGACCGATTTGAAGCAGCTTTATAGCTGGGTTTCTTCTCAGCAAAACAAGAACTTCGGTCTCACCCGTGAGGATTTGGTGGAAACCTTTTACCCTGTCTGCTCAAGGAATTGGTTTGAATCGGATGGAACTTTGCGTTCCGAGGCATTTCGCTCGGATTTGGAAATTTTAGGGCAGATGGCCAAGGATATAGGGCCGGATGAACCCGGAAAGATTTTTAGCCGTGGAGGTTTGCTCCAAGGGGCTATTTATTGGAAAGGCGAGGCTATTTCCGGCGCTACCGGTTATTTGATGGGGGCAGATGATCTTGCCGGGCCCAATGCGGCCATCAAAAGCTTAGGTAAGGGTGAACTGAGTATCCTGTTCGGAAATAATGGTGTATACTTACCCAAAACCATATTGGGAATCAACGCCCGAACTAAACAGCAAGAAATTTCCTATCAATTTTTGGAGGCTGTGCTTTCCCCCGAGGTACTGACAGTGGATTTTGATGAAGGATTGCCTGTCAATACTGCGGCAATGGAACAAACGCAAAAAAATCCCTACAGCACAGAGAATGATGGGATCTATTACTCCTCTGGATACAACGATCCCGATACCGGGGAGCAATGGAGCTTTGAATTGCAGGTCATTTGGCCGGAGCCGGCTTATATGAAGCAGAAGCTGGAAGAAATCGAAGCCATTGCAACTCCTGTTTTAGAAAATGCAGTGGTCAAAGAAATGATCCTGACCGAAACGGCCCCTTATATCGAAGGAAGCCGCAGCCTAGAGGAAACAGCTTCGGCCCTTGAAGAAAAGCTAAACCTTTATCTGGCAGAATAA
- a CDS encoding DeoR family transcriptional regulator, whose translation MLAIERINTILQILAENGSVMVSDLSKQLGVSEETIRRDFEKLEKEKRIRRVHGGAYPPAALRGMFRWNCAAVFW comes from the coding sequence ATGCTAGCCATTGAACGCATTAACACGATTTTGCAAATTCTGGCCGAAAACGGGAGTGTTATGGTCAGCGATCTGAGCAAGCAGCTGGGTGTCAGCGAGGAAACTATTCGCCGGGATTTTGAAAAACTGGAAAAAGAAAAGCGAATTCGCCGGGTGCATGGCGGGGCTTATCCGCCGGCGGCTTTGAGAGGGATGTTCCGGTGGAATTGCGCCGCCGTTTTCTGGTAG
- a CDS encoding M23 family metallopeptidase, protein MADKKTKKTPGQKPDKPIDPASADKVIHPSAKAKGAPKKGGKSKEAPRLSQVTVRRKVKKEAKPSLWDFTLLFIYKNLYILGVTLLRRGLRYRRQARLYWLHQKNAFFRWQRHTKARLHLLSGRLSRLVTSPIDKLRDAHSLMKTEAEACRAANHSPMRAYSKFIESVWHFVWTILRTVFNHVAPVVAVVFLITTVSNTTSRLMGLSVEYKGEIIGYIRREQDFTTVEKQVTNRVIDTGNFNLSYELPKFTLQEVSEDMITPAKTMVDRVIMASGDAIEQAYGLYINNVFQGAVTDKETLLQTLVEIRQQHATGRSGERMEFEKKVSVREGLYPTASVVPFETIGELINSYEAHEQIYLVQDGDTPTGIASKTGVPYSRLKEMNPGFGDATIVVGDEVRIAVARPFMSVKNIYKTTYREEFDYPVEEVKSSTHAIGYREVAKEGVSGVRQVTAEITTINGLEISRDILETKVLRDAVEERVIVGTNNPAAIISRAPSVSNEPGSTEVSSSGFIWPTNGGRITVGLNGYYGHTGVDIPRPVGTPVYASAAGYVTAVKYQNYAYGYHVMIDHGNGYSTLYAHNSSINVEVGDYVNQGDVIAGVGRTGNATGNHVHFEVRYKGKIMNPVNYIGNR, encoded by the coding sequence TTGGCTGATAAAAAAACCAAGAAAACGCCCGGCCAAAAACCGGATAAGCCGATCGATCCTGCCTCTGCCGATAAGGTGATACACCCATCCGCCAAAGCTAAAGGTGCCCCCAAAAAGGGCGGAAAAAGCAAAGAGGCTCCCAGACTCAGTCAGGTAACAGTTCGGCGTAAGGTGAAAAAAGAGGCTAAACCAAGCCTTTGGGATTTTACTTTGCTGTTTATCTATAAGAACCTTTATATTTTAGGGGTCACCCTTTTAAGGCGGGGGCTGCGGTATCGCAGGCAGGCCCGGCTTTATTGGTTGCACCAAAAAAATGCTTTTTTCCGGTGGCAGCGGCATACAAAGGCACGGCTGCACCTGCTCAGTGGGCGTTTGAGCCGCCTTGTCACCAGCCCCATTGACAAGCTTCGGGATGCACACAGCCTGATGAAAACAGAGGCGGAGGCCTGCCGTGCCGCCAATCATTCCCCTATGAGGGCTTACAGCAAATTCATTGAATCGGTATGGCACTTTGTCTGGACAATTCTGCGCACGGTTTTCAACCATGTTGCACCGGTGGTGGCGGTGGTGTTTCTCATTACCACTGTTTCCAATACCACAAGCCGCCTGATGGGCTTATCTGTTGAATACAAAGGCGAAATTATCGGATACATTCGCCGGGAGCAGGATTTTACCACGGTAGAGAAGCAGGTTACCAACCGTGTTATTGATACGGGTAACTTTAATCTCAGTTATGAACTGCCTAAGTTTACCTTGCAGGAAGTCAGCGAGGATATGATCACCCCTGCCAAAACCATGGTTGACCGGGTTATCATGGCCTCTGGCGATGCCATTGAGCAAGCCTATGGGCTGTATATCAACAACGTGTTTCAAGGTGCTGTCACCGATAAAGAAACCCTGCTGCAGACATTGGTGGAGATTCGGCAGCAGCATGCCACAGGCCGTTCCGGCGAGCGTATGGAATTTGAAAAGAAGGTCAGTGTTCGTGAAGGGCTTTACCCCACCGCTTCTGTGGTGCCTTTTGAAACCATAGGCGAGCTGATCAATTCCTATGAGGCTCATGAGCAGATTTACCTGGTGCAGGATGGAGATACCCCAACCGGCATTGCTTCTAAAACCGGTGTGCCTTATTCACGGCTTAAGGAAATGAACCCCGGCTTTGGCGATGCCACGATTGTGGTGGGGGATGAGGTACGCATTGCCGTGGCCCGGCCCTTTATGTCGGTCAAGAATATTTACAAAACCACCTACCGGGAAGAATTCGATTACCCGGTGGAGGAAGTGAAATCCAGCACCCATGCCATTGGTTACCGGGAGGTTGCCAAGGAGGGGGTTAGCGGTGTCCGGCAGGTGACAGCTGAAATCACAACCATCAATGGCCTTGAAATTTCCCGGGATATTCTGGAGACAAAGGTTTTGCGGGATGCTGTGGAGGAAAGGGTTATTGTGGGAACCAACAACCCCGCTGCCATTATCAGCAGGGCACCCAGTGTGTCTAACGAGCCGGGCAGCACCGAGGTTTCCAGCTCGGGCTTTATTTGGCCCACCAATGGCGGACGTATCACAGTGGGGCTCAACGGTTACTATGGCCACACCGGCGTGGATATTCCCCGTCCGGTGGGAACACCGGTTTATGCTTCGGCTGCTGGTTATGTCACCGCTGTTAAATACCAGAACTATGCCTATGGTTATCATGTAATGATTGATCACGGCAACGGTTATAGCACCCTTTATGCTCATAACAGCAGCATCAATGTGGAGGTTGGCGACTATGTCAATCAGGGTGATGTAATAGCCGGAGTTGGCCGTACCGGAAACGCCACCGGCAACCATGTTCACTTTGAGGTTCGCTACAAAGGCAAGATTATGAATCCGGTCAACTATATCGGCAATCGTTGA